One Clostridia bacterium DNA segment encodes these proteins:
- a CDS encoding tetratricopeptide repeat protein, with the protein MINLDQELQNYPAIDLKIISENNTNISDNVRNSIILYNKALDSLRQNSEDIAIIELKKAIAMNPDFHEAMNLLGLCYSYTKEYSKAINIFEKVIAAENNSVQAMKYLGLLNAGNTQTATDSKLKSGLKNRTRKINEKRLSLTEGAQNMKIGWSADIPKYLTGLVAGVVGVLLVTLVINLASGKPADTPADMSDMPQIAAEDSSDYKMKYESLSKEYDKVKDELGKANTEANYYKSVVQLLEVDKLVQNNSYEAAADLLVLLKSVGFKGAEKERFENLYNSVLPKAASVLLTEGTRLEKSKKYQEAINKLNKVLIYGNDWKFTDRVLYSMGKSYMGLNDSANAIDIFQQIKDKFPGSKYAKYADGWIKSLTGSL; encoded by the coding sequence TTGATCAACCTGGATCAAGAATTGCAAAACTATCCTGCTATTGATTTGAAGATTATTTCCGAAAACAACACCAATATTTCTGATAATGTCAGGAATTCTATCATTTTATATAATAAGGCTTTGGATAGTCTTAGGCAAAACAGCGAGGATATAGCAATCATAGAGCTAAAAAAAGCTATAGCTATGAATCCTGATTTCCACGAGGCCATGAATCTTTTGGGGTTGTGTTACAGCTATACAAAGGAGTATTCAAAAGCAATTAATATTTTTGAAAAAGTAATTGCCGCAGAAAACAATAGTGTCCAGGCTATGAAATACCTCGGTTTACTGAATGCGGGAAATACTCAGACCGCTACCGACAGCAAGTTGAAAAGCGGTTTAAAGAATAGAACCCGTAAAATCAACGAAAAACGGCTTTCTTTAACGGAAGGTGCCCAAAATATGAAAATTGGCTGGTCAGCTGATATCCCGAAGTATCTGACCGGATTGGTGGCAGGCGTTGTTGGAGTTCTTCTGGTAACACTAGTTATCAATCTTGCCTCAGGAAAACCTGCCGATACACCTGCGGATATGTCAGATATGCCCCAAATAGCTGCAGAGGATAGCTCTGATTATAAAATGAAATATGAATCTTTAAGCAAAGAATATGATAAAGTGAAAGATGAGCTTGGTAAGGCAAATACGGAAGCCAATTACTATAAAAGTGTGGTTCAACTCCTGGAAGTGGATAAGCTGGTTCAGAATAATTCTTATGAAGCAGCGGCCGATTTGCTTGTATTATTAAAATCTGTCGGCTTTAAGGGAGCGGAAAAAGAAAGGTTTGAAAACCTGTATAATAGTGTATTGCCAAAAGCAGCGTCTGTTTTGTTGACTGAAGGTACACGGCTTGAAAAGTCAAAAAAATATCAAGAAGCAATAAACAAGCTAAACAAGGTGTTGATATACGGAAATGACTGGAAGTTTACAGACAGGGTATTATACAGTATGGGAAAATCCTATATGGGTCTAAATGATTCTGCAAATGCAATAGATATCTTTCAACAAATCAAGGACAAATTTCCGGGAAGCAAGTATGCAAAGTATGCAGACGGCTGGATAAAGAGCCTGACAGGCAGCTTGTAA
- a CDS encoding patatin-like phospholipase family protein, whose protein sequence is MYRLCKTINLVLGGGGIKGIAYAGSFDIAEQEGIKWGNIAGVSAGALVGAYASAGYSSLELRKMLDVFDFSKIEINKIYKKVPAVQQFMTFNTQYRGECQNTGNVMDVFLNSSLFDQNRGLSNSLYEFSGYRGNLLKNIITLSKEGCLCDGDYLEEWVYGVLSKKGIKTFGDLRGGRADSKNPKGYRIRMTAVDANRAKVIVLPDDIAFYGVEPDKLEVARAVRMSTCVPFAFKPVEIKKITGRVSRTYYIIDGGVLDNFPSWTMDTSDSSDVFGFRLTGSDKNKLLSIDTPLNVLKALICSVHDAGIDKNAKDLKFIEDVNTGDISFLDFNLSEADKKYLFYTGQGSARRLIKRYKNGRMLKNNGIFSFLNSFRNKTEI, encoded by the coding sequence GTGTATAGGTTATGTAAAACTATAAACCTGGTGTTAGGAGGAGGCGGAATAAAAGGTATCGCATATGCCGGCTCCTTTGATATTGCAGAACAGGAAGGAATAAAATGGGGAAACATAGCCGGTGTATCAGCCGGAGCTTTAGTGGGTGCTTATGCAAGTGCAGGATACAGCTCGCTTGAGCTGAGAAAAATGCTTGACGTTTTTGATTTTAGCAAAATAGAGATAAATAAAATTTATAAAAAAGTACCTGCTGTACAGCAATTTATGACTTTCAATACACAATACAGAGGGGAATGTCAGAATACGGGCAATGTAATGGATGTTTTTCTGAATAGTTCCCTATTTGATCAAAACAGAGGATTAAGCAATTCTTTATATGAGTTTTCTGGATATAGAGGTAATCTGCTTAAGAATATTATTACCTTGAGTAAGGAAGGATGCCTTTGTGATGGAGATTACCTGGAAGAATGGGTATATGGTGTTCTTTCTAAAAAGGGTATTAAGACATTTGGGGATTTAAGGGGAGGAAGAGCAGACAGTAAGAATCCGAAGGGATACAGAATAAGGATGACAGCAGTAGATGCCAACAGGGCTAAGGTTATCGTGCTTCCTGATGATATAGCTTTTTATGGTGTGGAACCGGATAAACTGGAGGTAGCCAGAGCCGTACGGATGAGCACGTGTGTTCCTTTTGCATTCAAACCTGTAGAAATAAAAAAAATAACAGGAAGGGTATCAAGAACTTACTATATTATAGATGGAGGAGTTTTGGACAATTTTCCGTCATGGACTATGGATACCAGCGATAGTTCAGATGTTTTCGGCTTCAGACTTACGGGAAGTGATAAAAACAAGTTATTGAGCATTGATACTCCGCTTAATGTGCTAAAAGCTTTGATCTGTTCAGTTCACGATGCAGGCATAGATAAAAATGCAAAAGATCTGAAATTCATTGAGGATGTCAATACCGGGGACATTTCATTCCTGGATTTTAATTTGAGTGAAGCGGATAAGAAGTATCTTTTCTATACCGGGCAGGGTTCGGCAAGACGGCTGATAAAAAGATACAAGAATGGCAGGATGCTAAAAAACAATGGTATTTTCAGTTTTTTAAATAGCTTCAGGAATAAAACGGAAATATGA
- the thrC gene encoding threonine synthase — protein MFYESTRGGLKSVSSAEAIKKGIAPDGGLFVPESGVKLTMDKIYELAGMDYRAIAVSIFKYFLDDYTDDEIEECVKNAYTEQKFDSKDIAPVYKMNENVFVLELWHGPTCAFKDMALQILPHLLVKAINKTGEKSEIVILVATSGDTGKAALEGFKDVNGTKIIVFFPENGVSEVQKMQMITQEGSNVYSIAVDGNFDDAQNGVKAIFTDGELEDIMKTKGFKFSSANSINWGRLLPQIVYYFSSYVNLVEKKEISLGDKINIVVPTGNFGNILAAYYAMEMGLPVNKLICASNDNNILTDFINTGTYDRNREFKKTISPSMDILISSNLERLLYEITNHDSEAINDWMGKLKDDGVYTVDESTKKKISKLFWAGYTNENETIKTIECIYKEYDYVIDTHTAVGIDVYDKYVISTGDMTKTIIVSTASPFKFNESVAKAILGEENVQGKSEFELLDVLAKQCNLSIPAGLKNLDKKEVRHNKVTLKTEMKEQVKNILNI, from the coding sequence ATGTTTTACGAAAGTACAAGAGGAGGACTTAAATCTGTTTCTTCTGCAGAGGCTATAAAAAAGGGAATTGCACCGGATGGAGGGTTGTTTGTCCCAGAGTCGGGTGTAAAACTGACAATGGATAAAATCTATGAATTGGCGGGTATGGATTACCGGGCAATAGCAGTTTCAATATTTAAATATTTTTTGGACGATTATACTGATGACGAAATAGAAGAGTGTGTAAAAAACGCATACACCGAGCAGAAGTTTGACAGTAAGGATATTGCTCCAGTTTACAAAATGAACGAAAATGTTTTTGTCCTTGAGCTTTGGCATGGTCCGACATGTGCATTTAAAGATATGGCACTGCAAATCTTGCCTCATCTATTGGTTAAAGCTATAAATAAAACCGGAGAGAAAAGTGAAATAGTTATCCTTGTGGCAACTTCAGGCGATACAGGAAAAGCTGCGTTAGAAGGTTTTAAGGATGTAAATGGTACAAAGATAATCGTATTCTTTCCTGAAAATGGCGTTAGTGAAGTGCAAAAGATGCAGATGATTACACAGGAAGGAAGTAACGTATACTCAATAGCTGTAGACGGAAACTTCGATGATGCTCAAAATGGTGTAAAAGCTATATTCACAGACGGCGAGCTTGAGGATATAATGAAAACTAAAGGCTTCAAATTTTCTTCTGCAAATTCTATAAACTGGGGAAGATTGTTACCGCAGATAGTATACTATTTCTCCTCTTATGTAAATCTTGTAGAGAAAAAGGAAATCAGTCTGGGGGATAAAATAAATATTGTAGTACCGACAGGAAATTTTGGTAACATACTTGCAGCTTACTATGCGATGGAAATGGGACTGCCAGTTAATAAACTGATTTGTGCATCAAATGATAACAATATTCTTACTGATTTTATCAATACAGGTACTTATGACCGTAATAGGGAATTCAAAAAGACTATTTCACCTTCTATGGATATTCTCATATCCAGCAATCTGGAAAGGCTGCTTTATGAAATTACAAATCATGATTCAGAAGCAATAAATGATTGGATGGGGAAGTTAAAGGACGACGGAGTGTATACAGTAGATGAAAGCACAAAAAAGAAAATATCCAAGCTGTTCTGGGCAGGATACACAAACGAGAATGAAACCATAAAAACAATAGAGTGCATATATAAAGAATATGACTATGTTATAGACACTCATACAGCTGTTGGAATTGATGTTTATGACAAGTATGTAATTTCTACAGGAGATATGACCAAGACTATAATTGTTTCTACTGCAAGTCCTTTTAAATTCAATGAAAGTGTTGCAAAGGCTATTCTCGGTGAGGAGAATGTACAGGGCAAGAGTGAATTCGAGCTTCTGGATGTGCTTGCAAAGCAGTGTAATTTGTCCATTCCTGCAGGGTTGAAGAATCTTGATAAAAAGGAAGTAAGGCATAACAAAGTTACTCTTAAAACGGAGATGAAGGAACAAGTCAAAAATATACTGAATATTTGA
- a CDS encoding Gfo/Idh/MocA family oxidoreductase has product MDKIRLGVIGTGLAWERLHYPAIQELGDKYEIVALANRTVEDAQNFAGKINLDLKNVYSDYKELLKRTDIDAVDILVPIELNFEVSEDAAKAGKNIICEKPLAANRQQAEKYLEIARNYPVKIMIAENYRYNEENNKIKDIVKSGKIGDIVYFIRNNINCFPCEMTKDTYAGTEWRQHPEYIGGAFLDAAVHDIAALRHIFGEVSCVQAFGKPQKEDFNPYVSVNTNILFQNGITGYFTYFPSGMEPQRPLVGFRIFGTKGELYLEEKSCGVINVAYNNGSSEQISYIPERGYYNELLNFYNALIGKEDIAVTPAIEYGDTKMIFDILDSISGNRIVYSDEYKKNAYLGNVEDYENLHTYIQ; this is encoded by the coding sequence ATGGACAAAATACGCCTTGGTGTTATAGGAACCGGACTGGCCTGGGAAAGATTGCATTATCCGGCGATACAGGAGCTTGGTGACAAATATGAAATTGTTGCTCTTGCCAACCGTACTGTAGAAGATGCACAAAACTTTGCCGGAAAAATAAATTTGGATTTAAAAAACGTATATAGTGATTATAAAGAACTTCTTAAAAGAACAGATATCGATGCTGTTGATATTCTTGTCCCTATAGAGCTAAATTTTGAGGTATCCGAAGATGCTGCAAAAGCGGGTAAAAACATAATATGTGAAAAACCCCTTGCTGCAAACAGGCAGCAAGCCGAAAAATACCTGGAAATTGCCAGAAACTACCCTGTAAAAATCATGATTGCCGAAAACTATAGGTACAATGAGGAAAACAACAAAATAAAAGATATTGTTAAATCAGGCAAAATTGGTGACATTGTTTATTTTATCAGAAATAATATAAACTGTTTTCCTTGTGAAATGACAAAAGATACATATGCGGGAACCGAATGGCGCCAGCATCCCGAATATATAGGAGGAGCTTTTCTGGATGCAGCAGTTCACGACATTGCAGCTTTAAGACATATTTTTGGAGAAGTGAGTTGTGTCCAGGCATTTGGCAAGCCGCAAAAGGAAGATTTCAATCCATATGTATCGGTAAATACCAATATATTGTTTCAAAACGGCATCACTGGATACTTCACTTATTTCCCGTCAGGCATGGAACCCCAAAGGCCTCTTGTAGGCTTCAGGATATTTGGAACCAAAGGGGAATTGTATCTGGAAGAAAAGTCCTGCGGAGTAATTAATGTAGCATATAATAACGGCAGTTCCGAACAAATATCATATATTCCCGAACGTGGATACTATAATGAATTACTTAATTTTTACAATGCTTTAATCGGAAAAGAGGATATTGCAGTCACTCCTGCTATAGAATACGGTGATACAAAAATGATTTTTGATATCCTTGATTCTATTTCTGGCAATAGAATTGTATATTCAGATGAATACAAAAAAAATGCATATTTGGGCAACGTTGAAGATTATGAAAACCTACACACTTATATACAATAA
- a CDS encoding cation transporter, producing MKANKFIVTGLRDADKIRDIEQSLKNSHNGINAVRIDMEASTVTVDYDEARYSEGEIKDFVNQTGLSVTKVQ from the coding sequence ATGAAAGCAAACAAATTTATTGTTACCGGTTTGAGGGATGCTGACAAAATAAGAGATATTGAGCAGTCTCTAAAAAATTCACATAACGGTATAAATGCAGTGCGCATCGATATGGAAGCCAGTACTGTAACTGTTGACTATGATGAAGCCAGATACAGCGAAGGTGAAATAAAGGACTTTGTAAATCAGACAGGTTTAAGTGTAACAAAAGTACAATAG
- a CDS encoding DUF3369 domain-containing protein has protein sequence MRRSVKEISSEYKIAILDDETGIIDSVSLLLKRAGYGFKGFNDPFEALEELRNEHYDIIILDYLMDIMHGDEVVEKIREFDQGIYILLLTGHKDIAPPLETLKKLDIQGYCEKSDNFDQLILLIESGVKSVSQMRRIRKFEDGLNKILQAVPKIYQLKPISSILEEILVGIMPLVNSKNAFILDDTNSSNNDNERKGIFKGIGKFDVSLDEFMSMINPDFLANIGYARESGKVVNLKEGAIFPLVNEFQKAMGVIYIETSELGEGIQLLDLYSKQAASSLSNAFLHSLVNMKNEELNKTYEELKTRYMDTIEVLRLAVDAKDVYTRGHSDRVAYYAERIGKAFGMPEEELEKLRLGGVFHDVGKIGTADDILFKTESLDDREYDEVKKHTLKGAHILSAVSMFKEVIPLIKCHHERVDGKGYPDRLKGEEIPFLARILSVADAFDAMTSDRLYRSKLNLEEAKMQLVEASGTQFDSCIVNKFIKLLDSEYENMQKEIKHTFK, from the coding sequence ATGAGGAGATCGGTTAAAGAAATATCTTCAGAGTACAAGATTGCAATACTTGATGATGAGACAGGTATAATTGATTCCGTGTCCCTTCTGCTTAAACGTGCAGGGTATGGCTTCAAAGGTTTTAATGACCCCTTTGAAGCATTGGAAGAATTGCGTAACGAGCATTATGACATAATTATTCTGGATTATTTAATGGACATTATGCATGGAGACGAGGTAGTAGAAAAAATCAGGGAGTTTGACCAGGGAATTTACATACTACTTCTTACTGGACACAAAGATATAGCGCCACCCCTTGAGACGCTAAAAAAACTTGATATACAAGGATATTGCGAGAAAAGTGACAATTTTGACCAATTGATTTTACTTATAGAATCAGGAGTTAAAAGTGTCAGCCAGATGAGGCGTATAAGGAAATTTGAGGATGGATTGAATAAGATTTTGCAAGCCGTTCCGAAGATTTATCAGCTAAAGCCTATTAGCAGCATACTTGAAGAGATACTAGTCGGAATAATGCCGCTTGTAAACAGTAAAAATGCTTTTATACTGGATGATACAAATAGCTCGAATAATGACAATGAAAGAAAAGGCATATTTAAAGGCATAGGAAAATTTGATGTAAGCCTTGACGAGTTTATGTCCATGATAAATCCTGATTTTCTGGCGAATATAGGATATGCCAGGGAGAGTGGGAAAGTAGTTAACCTTAAGGAAGGAGCTATTTTTCCTCTGGTAAATGAATTCCAGAAAGCTATGGGTGTCATATATATTGAAACCAGTGAACTGGGTGAGGGAATACAGTTGCTGGATTTATACTCAAAACAGGCTGCATCATCCTTAAGCAATGCATTTCTTCATTCACTTGTTAATATGAAGAATGAAGAGCTGAATAAAACTTATGAAGAGCTGAAAACAAGATATATGGATACAATAGAAGTACTCAGACTAGCTGTTGATGCTAAGGATGTGTATACGAGAGGGCATTCTGACAGAGTAGCTTATTATGCTGAGAGAATCGGTAAGGCCTTTGGCATGCCTGAAGAAGAATTGGAAAAGCTCAGGCTTGGAGGAGTATTTCATGATGTAGGAAAAATCGGAACTGCCGACGATATCCTTTTTAAAACAGAGAGTCTGGATGACAGGGAGTATGACGAGGTTAAGAAACATACCCTAAAGGGTGCACATATATTATCAGCTGTATCAATGTTTAAGGAAGTAATTCCGCTTATAAAGTGTCATCATGAGAGAGTTGACGGAAAGGGATATCCTGACCGGCTGAAGGGGGAAGAGATTCCATTCCTGGCGAGAATATTATCAGTTGCTGATGCTTTTGATGCAATGACTTCAGACAGGCTATACAGATCCAAATTGAATTTGGAAGAAGCCAAAATGCAGTTGGTCGAAGCGTCAGGTACACAGTTTGACAGTTGTATAGTTAATAAATTTATTAAGTTATTAGACTCTGAATATGAAAATATGCAGAAAGAAATCAAGCATACTTTCAAATAG